One part of the Algibacter sp. L1A34 genome encodes these proteins:
- a CDS encoding GDP-L-fucose synthase family protein, which produces MDKNSKIYIAGHRGMVGSAVWRALEAAGYTNIIGKTSAELDLRSQNAVQEFIVKAQPDVIIDAAAKVGGILANSQYQFEFLLENMQIQNNLIDAAHKNNVSKFIFLGSSCIYPKLAPQPLKEDYLLTGPLEPTNDGYAIAKISGVRLCKAIRDQYQKDFVSLMPTNLYGPFDNFDLKSSHVLPAMIRKFHEAKIDNNATVTLWGSGSPMREFLHVDDMAQAVLFAVQNKLPEHLYNVGTGTDVTIKNLAETVQRIVGHEGAIIWDDTKPDGTPRKLMDISKMNTIGWQSTTPLAQGIQNTYNWFLSNEESYKKIKL; this is translated from the coding sequence ATGGACAAAAATTCAAAAATATACATAGCTGGCCATAGAGGTATGGTCGGCTCTGCCGTATGGCGAGCATTAGAAGCCGCAGGTTACACCAATATTATTGGCAAAACCAGTGCAGAACTAGATTTGCGTAGTCAAAATGCAGTACAAGAATTCATCGTAAAAGCACAACCAGATGTTATTATAGATGCCGCTGCAAAAGTGGGTGGTATTTTAGCGAATAGCCAATACCAATTTGAGTTCTTGCTAGAAAACATGCAAATTCAAAATAACTTAATCGATGCTGCTCATAAAAATAATGTTTCAAAATTTATTTTTTTAGGGAGCTCTTGCATTTATCCTAAGTTAGCGCCACAACCTTTAAAGGAAGATTACTTATTAACGGGCCCATTAGAACCTACAAACGATGGTTATGCCATTGCTAAAATTTCGGGCGTACGTTTATGTAAAGCGATAAGAGACCAATACCAAAAAGATTTTGTAAGCTTAATGCCTACTAATTTATATGGTCCTTTTGATAATTTCGATTTAAAATCATCGCATGTATTACCTGCCATGATTAGAAAATTTCATGAAGCAAAAATTGATAATAATGCTACAGTAACATTATGGGGCAGTGGATCTCCAATGCGAGAGTTTTTACATGTCGATGATATGGCGCAAGCCGTTCTTTTCGCTGTTCAAAATAAACTCCCTGAACATTTATACAATGTAGGAACTGGTACCGATGTCACTATTAAAAATTTAGCAGAAACCGTACAACGTATTGTTGGGCACGAAGGTGCTATTATATGGGATGATACAAAACCCGATGGTACACCAAGAAAACTTATGGATATTTCTAAAATGAATACCATCGGCTGGCAATCCACCACACCCCTAGCCCAAGGTATTCAAAATACCTATAATTGGTTTCTTTCAAACGAAGAATCTTATAAAAAAATTAAATTATAA
- the gmd gene encoding GDP-mannose 4,6-dehydratase — translation MANKVAFITGVTGQDGAYLSEFLLKKGYTVHGLKRRSSLFNTDRIDHLYQDPHIEERKFILHYGDMTDSTNLIRLIKEIQPDEIYNLAAMSHVHVSFEIPEYTANADGIGTLRILDAVRLLGLEKKTRIYQASTSELYGKVQEVPQSETTPFYPRSPYAVAKMYAYWITVNYREAYGMYACNGILFNHESPIRGETFVTRKITRATSRIALGLQDKFYLGNLDAKRDWGHAKDYVRMMWMILQAEEAEDWVIATGKTTTVRDFVRLSFAEVGITLEFKGEGINEKGYVKSCSNEKYKMEIGKEVLAVDPKYFRPTEVELLIGDATKANTKLGWECQYELADLVKDMMESDLHLMHKDCYLQEGNYKTLNYFE, via the coding sequence ATGGCAAACAAAGTAGCATTTATCACAGGGGTAACAGGCCAAGATGGCGCCTATTTAAGTGAGTTTTTATTAAAAAAAGGATATACAGTACACGGTTTAAAACGCCGTTCTTCTTTATTCAACACAGATAGAATAGATCATTTATATCAAGACCCACATATTGAGGAGCGTAAGTTCATTTTACACTATGGGGATATGACGGATAGTACGAATTTAATCCGTTTAATAAAAGAAATTCAGCCAGACGAGATTTACAATCTTGCAGCTATGAGTCACGTACATGTATCATTCGAGATTCCAGAATACACAGCAAATGCAGATGGTATTGGTACACTTAGAATTCTTGATGCTGTTAGATTACTAGGTTTAGAAAAGAAAACTAGAATCTACCAAGCCTCTACATCAGAGTTATACGGTAAAGTTCAAGAAGTACCACAATCTGAAACAACACCTTTTTACCCACGTTCTCCGTATGCAGTTGCAAAAATGTACGCTTACTGGATTACTGTAAATTATAGAGAGGCTTACGGTATGTATGCTTGTAATGGTATTTTATTTAATCACGAGTCGCCTATTAGAGGAGAAACGTTTGTAACGCGTAAAATTACAAGAGCAACCTCTAGAATTGCTTTAGGTTTACAAGATAAATTCTATTTAGGAAACCTAGATGCCAAACGTGATTGGGGCCATGCTAAAGATTATGTTCGTATGATGTGGATGATCCTTCAAGCTGAAGAAGCTGAAGATTGGGTTATTGCAACAGGAAAAACAACAACCGTTAGAGACTTTGTACGTTTAAGTTTTGCTGAAGTTGGTATAACATTAGAATTTAAAGGCGAAGGTATTAACGAAAAGGGTTATGTAAAATCTTGTTCTAACGAAAAATACAAAATGGAAATTGGTAAAGAAGTTTTAGCCGTAGATCCAAAATATTTCAGACCAACAGAAGTTGAGTTATTAATTGGTGATGCTACTAAAGCAAATACCAAATTAGGATGGGAATGCCAATATGAACTTGCCGATTTGGTAAAAGATATGATGGAAAGCGATTTGCATTTAATGCATAAAGATTGCTATTTACAAGAAGGTAACTATAAAACGTTAAATTATTTTGAATAG
- a CDS encoding UpxY family transcription antiterminator, with protein sequence MDWKVIYVKPRTEKKVESALLKMGIKAYCPVVTEIHQWSDRKKKVEVPILKSYVFVQPDDKKLDAVFQVNHVVRYLFWLGKPAIVRDNEIQVMQNWLGTGNTESSVESIQPGDKLDINTGPFKGQKGLVKEISKNRIQLLLLDLEMKITLNRN encoded by the coding sequence ATGGACTGGAAAGTGATATATGTAAAACCCAGAACGGAGAAAAAAGTTGAATCTGCATTGTTAAAAATGGGGATTAAAGCTTACTGTCCTGTAGTTACAGAAATTCACCAATGGTCCGATAGAAAGAAAAAGGTAGAAGTTCCTATATTAAAGTCTTATGTGTTTGTTCAACCCGACGATAAAAAACTTGATGCCGTATTTCAAGTTAACCATGTAGTGCGTTATCTTTTTTGGCTAGGTAAACCTGCTATAGTTAGAGATAATGAAATTCAAGTCATGCAAAATTGGTTGGGAACAGGAAACACAGAATCTAGTGTAGAAAGTATTCAACCTGGAGATAAATTAGATATTAATACAGGCCCTTTTAAGGGACAGAAAGGTCTTGTAAAAGAAATAAGTAAAAATAGAATCCAATTATTACTTTTGGATTTAGAAATGAAAATTACTTTAAACAGAAATTAG
- the pepE gene encoding dipeptidase PepE, with product MQQITIASTSTVHGSGYLEYLLDYLSHFFKDANSILFIPYARPGGISHDGYTELVQTAFAKINKTVTGIHTYDNPVEAVNQAEAIFVGGGNTFVLTNQLYKNNLIATLRTVIKAGTPYLGTSAGSNICGLTIKNTNDMPIIYPPSFNALALVPFNINPHYLDPLPDSKHMGETRETRIKEFHNFNTNPVVGLREGSWLAVSGKSIVLKGELPARIFEYNKTPYEVVPETELNHLK from the coding sequence ATGCAACAAATAACAATTGCTAGCACATCTACCGTACACGGGTCGGGCTATTTAGAATATCTGCTAGATTATTTAAGCCATTTTTTTAAAGATGCAAACAGCATACTATTTATTCCATACGCAAGGCCAGGCGGCATAAGTCATGATGGGTATACAGAACTTGTACAAACCGCATTTGCTAAAATTAATAAAACCGTAACCGGAATCCATACCTACGATAATCCCGTTGAAGCCGTAAACCAAGCCGAAGCTATTTTTGTTGGAGGTGGCAATACCTTTGTACTCACCAATCAATTATATAAAAACAACCTCATCGCAACTTTACGCACCGTCATTAAAGCCGGAACACCGTATTTAGGAACCAGTGCAGGTAGTAATATTTGTGGGCTCACTATAAAAAACACCAACGATATGCCTATAATATATCCGCCAAGTTTCAATGCTTTGGCTTTGGTGCCATTCAACATAAACCCGCATTATTTAGACCCTTTACCAGATAGCAAACACATGGGCGAAACGCGCGAAACCCGTATAAAAGAATTCCATAATTTCAATACAAACCCCGTAGTTGGCTTGCGCGAAGGGAGCTGGCTAGCAGTTTCAGGGAAATCTATCGTTTTAAAAGGCGAATTACCAGCCCGCATTTTCGAATACAACAAAACACCTTACGAGGTCGTGCCAGAAACCGAGCTAAATCATCTAAAATAG
- a CDS encoding DUF6702 family protein translates to MNRFKIVLLLSVFSFFSFTGMHKYYISVTQIEFVKEKQSVQIISRVFIDDLEKALRHNYDENITLDENKEADSINGYMEEYINNNLVISINKEPAQLQFVGKEYDGDIVRFYLEIIDVEEVKDFDVSNKMLFDVCTDQQNIVKTKINAKQKSIILTKKNDSALLNFN, encoded by the coding sequence ATGAATCGTTTTAAAATAGTTTTACTTCTCTCGGTATTTAGTTTTTTTTCATTTACAGGTATGCACAAATACTACATTAGTGTAACGCAAATTGAATTTGTTAAAGAAAAACAGTCCGTTCAAATTATTTCTCGTGTTTTTATTGATGATTTAGAAAAAGCATTACGCCATAATTATGATGAAAATATCACTTTAGATGAAAATAAGGAGGCCGATTCGATAAATGGTTACATGGAAGAATACATTAATAATAATTTAGTGATTTCTATAAATAAGGAGCCCGCTCAACTTCAATTTGTTGGTAAAGAATACGATGGAGATATCGTGCGTTTTTATCTTGAAATAATTGATGTTGAAGAGGTTAAAGATTTTGATGTTTCTAATAAAATGCTTTTTGATGTTTGTACCGATCAGCAAAATATTGTGAAAACTAAAATAAATGCAAAGCAAAAAAGTATTATACTCACAAAAAAAAATGACTCTGCACTGTTAAATTTTAATTAA
- a CDS encoding M1 family metallopeptidase, producing the protein MRILKYCFLSIIFISTSLFAQESSKSKPQGHTDQNKFRQMKDVLATPNETRTASGAPGYKYTQQQVDYVMDIRLDENTSQIFGDEKITYHNNSTDHLQYLWIQLDQNMRAQDSKTPDVKKESFKAPFNGAKSFTKANLKKNFDGGFNIQYVKNENGSDLSYTINQTMMRINLAKPLAPGEEFKFQIKWWYNVNNHVKDGGRSGYEAFPDGNNTYVIAQFFPRLCVYNNVEGWQNMQFWGRSEFALEFGNYDVKLTVPADHKMEATGELQNPKDVLTKEQINRFEQAKKSFKDPVFIVTQAEAEQAEKQRSTELKTWHFKADRVRDFAFATSRKFLWDAMAVDINGRSVMAISLYSKEGNPLWEELSTRVVANTLEEYSKLTFDYPYNKAVSVHAEMGMEYPMICFNYGRPNPDGTYSERLKRGMIGVITHEVGHNFFPMIVNSDERQWTWMDEGLNSFVETLAELDFDPNYITGNLPEDLVPYMGGDQSNISPIMSQGDYVHQFGPNAYAKPAAGLYMLRQTIMGPELFDYAFRTYSQRWMFKHPTPADFFRSMEDASAMDLDWFWRGWFYTTDYTDIGVKDVKQFYLTDKPTEKAKENAKRYNMNLNDYKGKLIYYAEAENGVIPKDAKSAQDFPELNAYLGSLSSEEKAQLKEAPKYFYEVTFEKPGGLVMPIILEMTYEDGTKERKTYPAEIWRYNEFEVSKVFKTEKAITSFVIDPDLETADVDTSNNSWPKKTDNDAFSKFKQKVKG; encoded by the coding sequence ATGAGAATCCTAAAGTATTGTTTCCTATCAATCATTTTTATTTCTACTAGTCTTTTTGCCCAAGAATCTTCAAAATCTAAACCACAAGGTCATACCGATCAAAATAAGTTTAGGCAAATGAAGGATGTATTGGCAACTCCAAATGAAACTAGAACAGCCTCTGGTGCGCCAGGCTACAAGTACACCCAACAACAAGTTGATTATGTAATGGATATTCGTTTAGACGAAAACACTAGTCAGATTTTTGGTGACGAAAAAATAACGTATCACAACAATTCAACAGATCATTTACAATATTTATGGATCCAACTCGATCAAAACATGCGAGCTCAAGATTCAAAAACACCAGATGTAAAAAAAGAAAGTTTTAAAGCACCTTTTAATGGAGCCAAATCTTTTACCAAAGCAAACTTAAAGAAAAACTTTGATGGTGGGTTTAATATACAATATGTAAAGAATGAGAACGGATCTGATTTGTCTTATACGATAAATCAAACCATGATGCGTATCAATCTTGCAAAACCATTAGCGCCAGGCGAGGAGTTTAAATTTCAAATTAAATGGTGGTATAATGTAAATAATCACGTTAAAGATGGCGGCCGTTCTGGTTACGAAGCATTTCCTGATGGAAACAATACATATGTTATTGCTCAGTTTTTTCCAAGATTATGTGTTTATAATAATGTTGAAGGTTGGCAAAACATGCAATTTTGGGGCAGAAGTGAATTTGCTTTAGAATTTGGAAATTACGATGTAAAGCTTACTGTTCCTGCAGATCATAAAATGGAAGCAACTGGCGAATTACAAAACCCGAAAGATGTTTTAACTAAAGAACAAATTAATCGTTTTGAGCAGGCTAAGAAATCGTTTAAAGACCCTGTGTTTATTGTAACGCAAGCCGAAGCTGAACAAGCAGAAAAACAACGTAGTACAGAATTAAAGACTTGGCATTTTAAAGCAGATAGAGTTAGAGATTTTGCTTTTGCAACCTCTAGAAAATTTCTTTGGGATGCTATGGCTGTAGATATTAATGGGCGTTCTGTAATGGCTATTTCTTTATATTCTAAAGAAGGAAACCCATTATGGGAAGAGCTTTCAACTCGTGTTGTGGCTAATACTTTAGAGGAATATTCTAAATTAACTTTCGATTATCCTTATAACAAAGCGGTTTCTGTACATGCAGAAATGGGAATGGAATACCCAATGATTTGTTTTAATTATGGGCGTCCAAATCCTGACGGAACGTATTCTGAAAGATTGAAGCGCGGAATGATTGGTGTTATTACACACGAAGTTGGGCATAACTTTTTCCCAATGATTGTAAATAGTGATGAGCGCCAATGGACTTGGATGGATGAGGGGTTAAACTCGTTTGTAGAAACATTAGCCGAACTTGATTTCGATCCAAATTATATTACTGGAAACTTACCAGAAGATCTAGTGCCTTACATGGGAGGCGATCAAAGTAATATTTCTCCAATTATGTCGCAAGGTGATTATGTACATCAATTTGGTCCAAATGCTTATGCAAAACCAGCAGCAGGACTTTATATGTTACGTCAAACCATTATGGGACCCGAATTATTCGATTATGCATTTAGAACCTATTCGCAACGTTGGATGTTTAAGCACCCAACTCCAGCAGATTTCTTTAGATCTATGGAAGATGCCTCTGCCATGGACTTAGATTGGTTTTGGAGAGGTTGGTTTTATACTACAGATTATACAGATATAGGTGTTAAAGATGTTAAGCAATTTTATTTAACAGATAAGCCTACGGAAAAGGCTAAGGAGAATGCTAAGCGTTATAACATGAATCTTAATGATTATAAAGGTAAATTAATTTATTATGCTGAAGCTGAAAATGGTGTTATACCAAAAGATGCTAAAAGTGCACAAGATTTCCCAGAACTTAATGCTTATTTAGGGTCTTTATCTTCAGAAGAAAAAGCACAGTTAAAAGAAGCGCCAAAATATTTTTACGAAGTTACTTTTGAAAAGCCAGGTGGGTTGGTAATGCCTATTATTTTAGAAATGACTTATGAAGATGGTACTAAAGAAAGAAAAACATATCCAGCAGAAATATGGAGATACAATGAGTTTGAAGTCTCTAAAGTATTTAAAACTGAAAAAGCAATAACTAGTTTTGTTATTGATCCAGATTTAGAAACTGCGGATGTTGATACATCTAACAATTCTTGGCCTAAAAAGACTGATAACGATGCGTTTAGTAAGTTTAAACAAAAAGTAAAGGGCTGA
- a CDS encoding twin-arginine translocase TatA/TatE family subunit gives MIQLATFLFISGAEIGFILFIVVMVFGADKIPEIARGLGKGMRTLKDATNDIKHEITKTAEKSGIDTSVTGDIKKQLDQVKDDIEDFAGSVKRKL, from the coding sequence GTGATACAACTAGCAACATTTTTATTTATAAGCGGAGCAGAAATAGGTTTCATTCTATTTATAGTAGTGATGGTTTTTGGTGCCGATAAAATACCCGAAATAGCCCGAGGTTTAGGGAAAGGTATGCGTACTCTAAAAGATGCAACCAATGATATTAAACACGAAATAACTAAAACTGCTGAAAAGAGTGGTATTGATACTAGTGTAACCGGTGATATTAAAAAGCAACTCGATCAAGTTAAAGACGATATCGAAGATTTTGCTGGTTCTGTTAAACGAAAATTATAA
- a CDS encoding DUF2490 domain-containing protein: protein MKYLLTTLVLILFISNSYSQSSPEDKLGAWYMFDATHRVADKWSIKTGTEFRTFEVFDNMNLLFYYLGANYYLNKKTTLTISYCYVDIDRSYTISGESHLYENRPYEQLSYKQDTFKIPLFHRLRLEHRFLNYKHTHTTLHRLRYRLGTKINLNKTLFLNVKNEVFANLKDEVFTENRFYAALGFNISKTNNIQLGYLNHEINKSNFNRLQLGLFIKTDLRKKTK from the coding sequence ATGAAGTACTTATTAACTACATTAGTGCTTATTCTTTTCATCTCTAACAGTTATTCTCAATCATCGCCAGAAGATAAATTAGGAGCTTGGTATATGTTTGACGCTACACATAGAGTTGCAGACAAATGGAGTATTAAAACCGGAACTGAGTTTCGTACATTCGAAGTATTCGATAATATGAACCTCTTATTTTATTACTTAGGAGCTAATTATTATTTAAACAAAAAAACAACGTTAACCATATCATATTGCTATGTAGATATTGATAGAAGCTACACTATTTCGGGTGAAAGTCATTTATATGAAAACAGACCTTACGAACAACTTAGCTACAAGCAAGACACTTTTAAAATCCCTCTATTTCATAGACTAAGATTAGAACATCGTTTTCTAAACTATAAACATACCCACACTACATTACACAGGCTAAGATACCGCTTAGGCACTAAAATTAATTTAAACAAGACGCTATTTCTAAATGTAAAAAATGAAGTTTTTGCTAATCTTAAAGATGAAGTATTTACAGAAAATAGATTTTATGCGGCGTTAGGGTTTAATATTTCAAAAACAAATAATATCCAACTGGGTTATTTAAATCATGAAATAAACAAATCGAATTTTAACAGATTACAACTCGGTTTATTTATTAAAACCGATTTACGAAAAAAGACAAAGTAA
- the pckA gene encoding phosphoenolpyruvate carboxykinase (ATP): MKTNPDLKQYGIENAKVNWNLSPEVLQKITVDAGQGKETANGTLVVNTGKFTGRSPQDRFIVKDDYTAERVWWGKTNKAVSPENFDKLEKEVTKYLSGKEIYARDGYVCAEPEYRTNIRTITEYSWSSMFVFNMFLRPSPSELENFSEDWLVLCAPGYECPDPKAYGIRQGNFSIINFTKKIALIGGSAYTGEIKKGIFSALNMVLPVEKNVLPMHCSANVGKKGDTAIFFGLSGTGKTTLSADPERKLIGDDEHGWTADNTIFNFEGGCYAKVIDLSEEKEPDIFRAVKPGALLENILIKEDGQPDYLDSSITQNTRVSYPIYHIDNIQETLYANNPKNIFFLTCDAFGVLPPVSKLTPGQAAYHFISGYTAKVAGTEAGITEPVPSFSACFGEPFMPLHPTVYGEMLSKKMTEAGVNVWLINTGWSAGPYGVGSRIKLKYTRAMITAILNGELEGVDYDQNFIFGLHMPKYCPGVPTEILDPMNTWLKKGDYVGKAIQLAHSFHLNFEKFSAQASEQIIEGGPLIDEHHHLHESF, from the coding sequence ATGAAAACAAATCCTGATTTAAAACAGTACGGTATTGAAAATGCAAAAGTAAACTGGAATTTATCTCCAGAAGTACTTCAAAAAATAACAGTTGATGCTGGTCAAGGTAAAGAAACTGCAAACGGAACTTTAGTAGTTAATACAGGTAAATTTACAGGACGTTCTCCTCAAGATCGTTTTATTGTAAAAGATGACTATACTGCTGAAAGAGTTTGGTGGGGAAAAACAAATAAAGCTGTATCTCCAGAGAATTTTGATAAATTAGAAAAAGAAGTTACAAAATACCTTTCTGGAAAAGAAATATACGCAAGAGATGGTTATGTATGTGCAGAACCAGAATATAGAACAAATATTAGAACAATAACTGAATATTCTTGGTCAAGCATGTTTGTTTTCAATATGTTTTTACGTCCTAGTCCTAGCGAATTAGAAAACTTTAGCGAAGATTGGTTAGTACTTTGTGCTCCTGGTTATGAATGTCCAGATCCAAAAGCATACGGTATCCGTCAAGGGAACTTCTCAATTATAAACTTTACTAAAAAAATAGCTTTAATTGGTGGATCTGCTTATACAGGAGAAATTAAAAAAGGTATCTTCTCTGCTTTAAACATGGTTTTACCAGTAGAAAAAAATGTATTACCAATGCACTGCTCTGCTAACGTAGGTAAAAAAGGTGATACTGCTATTTTCTTCGGATTATCAGGAACAGGAAAAACAACACTTTCAGCAGATCCAGAAAGAAAATTAATTGGTGATGATGAACACGGTTGGACTGCAGATAACACAATTTTCAACTTTGAAGGTGGATGTTATGCAAAAGTTATCGATTTATCTGAAGAAAAAGAACCAGACATCTTTAGAGCTGTTAAACCAGGTGCTTTACTTGAAAACATTTTAATTAAAGAAGACGGACAACCAGATTATTTAGATAGTAGCATTACTCAAAATACACGTGTAAGTTACCCTATTTATCATATCGATAATATCCAAGAAACACTTTACGCAAACAACCCAAAAAATATTTTCTTTTTAACTTGTGATGCTTTTGGTGTATTACCTCCAGTATCTAAATTAACTCCTGGCCAAGCTGCTTACCACTTTATCTCTGGTTATACTGCTAAAGTTGCAGGAACAGAAGCTGGAATTACAGAACCAGTACCATCTTTCTCTGCTTGTTTTGGAGAACCATTTATGCCATTACACCCAACAGTTTACGGTGAAATGTTAAGTAAAAAAATGACTGAAGCTGGTGTAAATGTTTGGTTAATAAACACAGGATGGAGTGCAGGACCTTACGGTGTAGGATCTCGTATAAAATTAAAATATACAAGAGCAATGATTACAGCCATTCTAAACGGAGAGTTAGAAGGTGTTGATTACGATCAAAACTTTATTTTCGGATTACACATGCCTAAATACTGTCCAGGTGTACCAACAGAAATTTTAGACCCAATGAATACTTGGTTGAAAAAAGGTGATTATGTAGGGAAAGCAATTCAATTAGCTCACTCATTCCACTTGAATTTTGAAAAATTCTCAGCACAAGCTTCAGAGCAAATTATTGAAGGTGGACCACTAATTGATGAACACCATCACTTACACGAAAGCTTTTAA
- the bshB1 gene encoding bacillithiol biosynthesis deacetylase BshB1, producing the protein MKLDILAIGAHPDDVELGCGGTIAKEIENGKKVGIVDLTQGELGTRGTAETRFEEASEAAKILGIAVRENLGFADGFFINNKEHQLEVIKMIRKYQPEIILCNAIDDRHIDHGKGSKLVSDACFLSGLIKIETVDDKGELQAPWRPKQVYHYIQWKNLEPDFVVDISTVIDKKMESVLAYKTQFYDPDSKAPVTPISSKNFTDSVVYRAQDLGRLVGVRYAEGFNVERLPVVGSLFDLK; encoded by the coding sequence ATGAAATTAGATATTCTAGCCATTGGAGCACATCCAGATGATGTGGAGTTAGGTTGTGGTGGTACTATTGCAAAAGAAATTGAAAACGGTAAGAAGGTTGGTATTGTAGATTTAACGCAAGGAGAATTAGGAACACGAGGTACTGCAGAAACGAGGTTTGAAGAAGCAAGTGAGGCAGCAAAAATACTTGGTATTGCAGTTCGTGAGAATTTAGGCTTTGCCGATGGTTTCTTTATTAATAATAAGGAACATCAATTAGAGGTTATAAAAATGATACGTAAGTATCAACCAGAAATTATACTCTGTAATGCAATTGATGATCGACATATTGATCATGGAAAAGGGAGTAAGTTAGTAAGTGATGCTTGCTTTTTAAGCGGACTTATTAAAATAGAAACAGTAGATGATAAAGGAGAGCTTCAGGCGCCATGGAGACCAAAGCAAGTATATCATTATATACAATGGAAAAACCTTGAGCCCGACTTTGTAGTAGACATCTCTACTGTAATCGATAAAAAAATGGAATCGGTGTTAGCATATAAAACACAGTTTTACGATCCAGACAGCAAAGCACCTGTAACACCAATATCTAGTAAAAACTTCACGGATAGCGTAGTTTATCGTGCACAAGACTTAGGGCGATTGGTAGGTGTAAGATATGCCGAAGGTTTTAATGTGGAACGTTTGCCTGTGGTTGGTAGTTTGTTCGATTTAAAGTAG
- a CDS encoding M28 family metallopeptidase, protein MKKLLPLCLVAFSLIACSSSQNKSKTAVNAETFAKTITADELKEMLYTYASDEFEGRKTGEPGQKKAIEFIKQGYIANGIPSPIAGGDYFQEIPASFFKDGIKASENVLAYIKGSEKPDEIVIISAHLDHIGISGSGEINNGADDDGSGTVAVMEIAEAFKQAADKGFGPKRSILFLHVTGEEIGLYGSRYYADEDPVFPLANTVADLNIDMIGRVDPKHENNENYLYLIGADKLSKELHDISEAVNKEYTKLDFDYTYNDENDPNRFYYRSDHYNFAKNNIPVIFYFNGTHADYHKPSDTPDKIRYDLLETRARLIFYTAWEIANREERLKLD, encoded by the coding sequence ATGAAAAAATTACTTCCGCTATGTTTAGTGGCATTCTCACTAATAGCTTGTAGTAGCTCTCAAAACAAATCTAAAACAGCTGTTAATGCTGAAACTTTTGCAAAAACAATAACTGCTGACGAATTAAAAGAGATGCTTTATACTTATGCCTCGGATGAGTTTGAAGGTAGAAAAACTGGCGAACCTGGGCAAAAAAAAGCGATTGAGTTTATTAAGCAAGGTTACATTGCTAATGGTATTCCTTCGCCAATTGCAGGTGGTGATTACTTTCAAGAAATCCCGGCTTCCTTCTTTAAAGATGGTATTAAAGCTTCGGAAAACGTTTTAGCCTACATTAAAGGTTCTGAAAAGCCAGATGAAATTGTTATTATTTCGGCGCATCTAGATCACATTGGTATTTCTGGAAGTGGTGAGATTAACAATGGTGCCGATGATGATGGTTCTGGAACTGTTGCTGTCATGGAAATTGCTGAAGCATTTAAGCAAGCTGCCGATAAAGGTTTTGGACCAAAACGTTCTATTTTATTTTTACACGTTACTGGTGAAGAAATTGGACTTTACGGCTCTCGTTATTATGCCGACGAAGATCCTGTTTTCCCATTAGCGAACACTGTAGCCGATTTAAATATTGATATGATTGGTCGTGTAGATCCAAAGCATGAAAACAACGAGAACTACCTCTATTTAATTGGAGCAGACAAATTGAGTAAAGAATTGCACGATATCTCTGAAGCTGTAAATAAAGAATATACAAAATTAGATTTCGATTATACTTATAACGACGAAAACGACCCGAACCGCTTCTATTACAGATCGGATCATTACAACTTTGCTAAAAACAATATTCCTGTAATATTTTATTTTAACGGTACGCATGCCGATTACCATAAACCTAGCGATACGCCAGATAAAATTAGATATGATTTATTAGAGACTCGTGCTAGACTTATATTTTATACCGCTTGGGAAATTGCCAATCGCGAAGAACGTTTAAAACTTGATTAA